In Eretmochelys imbricata isolate rEreImb1 chromosome 4, rEreImb1.hap1, whole genome shotgun sequence, a single window of DNA contains:
- the DCTN6 gene encoding dynactin subunit 6: protein MAERAQSGVKIAPGAVVCVESEIRGDVTIGPRTVIHPKARIIAEAGPIVIGEGNLIEEQTLIINGYPENISPDTEEVEAKPMVIGTYNVFEVGCCSQAMKMGDNNVIESKAVVGRNVILTSGCVIGACCNINTHEVIPENTVIYDAKCLRRVQTERPQPQTLQLDFLMKILPNYHHLKKTMKMTSTPAKS, encoded by the exons ATGGCGGAGAGGGCGCAGAGCGG TGTGAAGATTGCTCCTGGAGCTGTCGTCTGCGTGGAAAGTGAAATCAGGGGAGATGTAACTATCG GACCTAGGACAGTGATTCACCCTAAAGCGCGAATCATTGCAGAAGCAGGACCAATCGTGATTGGTGAAGGCAATCTCATAGAAGAGCAGACATTGATCATAAATGG TTATCCTGAAAATATTTCACCAGACACGGAAGAGGTGGAAGCAAAACCAATGGTCATTGGCACCTATAATGTTTTTGAAGTTGGCTGTT GTTCACAAGCAATGAAAATGGGAGATAACAACGTAATTGAATCAAAAG CCGTTGTTGGTCGGAATGTGATTCTGACCAGTGGCTGCGTCATCGGGGCCTGCTGCAACATCAACACACATGAAGTGATCCCGGAGAACACTGTGATCTATGACGCAAAGTGCCTTCGCCGAGTGCAGACCGAGCGGCCACAG CCACAAACACTGCAGCTGGATTTCCTGATGAAAATCCTGCCAAATTATCACCATCTAAAGAAGACCATGAAGATGACATCTACTCCTGCAAAGAGCTGA